In a genomic window of Micromonospora cremea:
- the rpsF gene encoding 30S ribosomal protein S6, producing MRHYEVMVILDPSLEERTVAPSLDTYLNVIRTAGGSVEKTDVWGRRRLAYEINKKAEGIYAVVDLQATPAAVAELDRQLRLNESVLRTKVIRPEMR from the coding sequence TTGCGTCATTACGAAGTAATGGTGATCCTCGACCCCAGCCTCGAGGAACGCACCGTCGCCCCGTCGCTCGACACGTACCTGAACGTGATCCGGACCGCGGGTGGCTCGGTTGAGAAGACCGACGTGTGGGGCCGCCGGCGCCTCGCGTACGAGATCAACAAAAAGGCCGAGGGCATCTACGCCGTCGTCGACCTGCAGGCCACGCCTGCCGCGGTGGCCGAGCTGGACCGTCAGCTCCGGCTCAACGAGTCCGTGCTGCGCACCAAGGTCATCCGGCCGGAGATGCGCTAA